The following proteins are encoded in a genomic region of Strix aluco isolate bStrAlu1 chromosome 23, bStrAlu1.hap1, whole genome shotgun sequence:
- the MSANTD2 gene encoding myb/SANT-like DNA-binding domain-containing protein 2 isoform X8 translates to MAASCGSSQLPAAEPPLKIPKMEVLSPGSPGALSDGNPSLSDPSTPSGASPLGPGPGPAAGGAGLGGGGGAGGRGGASPSVSFSPGGAAAAAAAAACRGMSWTPAETNALIAVWGNERLVEARYQQLEGAGTVFGSKAPGPAMYERVSRALAELGYERTPSQCRERIKAVLQNNKQKPRSLPVCAVTGQLSGLFSVTCPKFTGFLSICINICMCTLGTTEQELSWTPRGVEEQLHKRQSELVRNAKYTLRRCYSRVKEHGVGKRKSSYTFEQLEQVFGQGGWDSQPCQPVLINSSGLYQELESDGSTMEEYSQEDWGNHSQDLHCYQTGEQELDEMPTTKRTLKIKQESSEDTQLSWLKPGQQPLAHPPLPLGNGGRVGGVRVRRLVG, encoded by the exons ATGGCGGCGTCCTGCGGCTCCTCGCAGCTCCCGGCCGCCGAGCCGCCGCTGAAGATCCCCAAGATGGAGGTGCTGTCGCCGGGCTCACCGGGAGCGCTGAGCGACGGCAACCCCAGCCTCTCCGACCCCTCCACCCCCAGCGGCGCCTCCCCCctcggcccggggccggggccggcggccggcggggccgggctggggggcggcggcggggcggggggccgcggcggggcctcGCCCTCCGTCTCCTTCTCAccgggcggcgccgccgccgccgccgctgccgccgcttgCCGCGGGATGTCCTGGACGCCGGCGGAGACCAACGCGCTGATCGCCGTCTGGGGCAACGAGCGGCTGGTGGAGGCGCGgtaccagcagctggagggcGCCGGCACCGTCTTCGGCAGCAAGGCCCCCGGGCCCGCCATGTACGAGCGCGTCTCCCGCGCCCTGGCCGAGCTGGGCTACGAGCGCACCCCCTCGCAGTGCCGGGAGCGCATCAAG GCAGTGTTGCAGAACAATAAGCAAAAGCCTCGATCTCTTCCAGTCTGTGCAGTCACTGGGCAGTTATCAGGTCTGTTTTCAGTTACTTGTCCTAAATTTACTGGTTTCTTGTCTATCTGTATCAATATATGTATGTGCACTTTAGGAACCACGGAGCAGGAGTTGAGCTGGACACCGAGAGGAGTAGAGGAG CAGCTTCACAAGAGACAGAGTGAGTTAGTAAGGAATGCAAAATAT ACCCTCCGCAGGTGCTACAGCCGCGTGAAGGAGCACGGCGTCgggaagaggaaaagcagctaCACGTTTGAACAGCTGGAGCAGGTTTTTGGGCAGGGAGGATGGgactcccagccctgccagcccgtCCTCATCAACAGCAGCGGCTTGTACCAGGAGCTGGAGTCGGATGGCAGCACCATGGAGGAGTATTCGCAGGAGGACTGGGGAAACCACAGTCAGGATCTTCATTGCTACCAGACCGGAGAACAGGAATTGG ATGAAATGCCTACcacaaaaagaacattaaagaTAAAACAGGAATCTTCAGAAGACACGCA GTTGTCGTGGCTTAAACCCGGCCagcagccgctcgctcaccctcccctgcccctggggaatggggggagagttggaggggtaagggtaaggagactcgtaggttga
- the MSANTD2 gene encoding myb/SANT-like DNA-binding domain-containing protein 2 isoform X9, producing the protein MAASCGSSQLPAAEPPLKIPKMEVLSPGSPGALSDGNPSLSDPSTPSGASPLGPGPGPAAGGAGLGGGGGAGGRGGASPSVSFSPGGAAAAAAAAACRGMSWTPAETNALIAVWGNERLVEARYQQLEGAGTVFGSKAPGPAMYERVSRALAELGYERTPSQCRERIKAVLQNNKQKPRSLPVCAVTGQLSGLFSVTCPKFTGFLSICINICMCTLGTTEQELSWTPRGVEEQLHKRQSELVRNAKYTLRRCYSRVKEHGVGKRKSSYTFEQLEQVFGQGGWDSQPCQPVLINSSGLYQELESDGSTMEEYSQEDWGNHSQDLHCYQTGEQELDEMPTTKRTLKIKQESSEDTHYLRTSEKLHNSASSWLHHSANETRLTI; encoded by the exons ATGGCGGCGTCCTGCGGCTCCTCGCAGCTCCCGGCCGCCGAGCCGCCGCTGAAGATCCCCAAGATGGAGGTGCTGTCGCCGGGCTCACCGGGAGCGCTGAGCGACGGCAACCCCAGCCTCTCCGACCCCTCCACCCCCAGCGGCGCCTCCCCCctcggcccggggccggggccggcggccggcggggccgggctggggggcggcggcggggcggggggccgcggcggggcctcGCCCTCCGTCTCCTTCTCAccgggcggcgccgccgccgccgccgctgccgccgcttgCCGCGGGATGTCCTGGACGCCGGCGGAGACCAACGCGCTGATCGCCGTCTGGGGCAACGAGCGGCTGGTGGAGGCGCGgtaccagcagctggagggcGCCGGCACCGTCTTCGGCAGCAAGGCCCCCGGGCCCGCCATGTACGAGCGCGTCTCCCGCGCCCTGGCCGAGCTGGGCTACGAGCGCACCCCCTCGCAGTGCCGGGAGCGCATCAAG GCAGTGTTGCAGAACAATAAGCAAAAGCCTCGATCTCTTCCAGTCTGTGCAGTCACTGGGCAGTTATCAGGTCTGTTTTCAGTTACTTGTCCTAAATTTACTGGTTTCTTGTCTATCTGTATCAATATATGTATGTGCACTTTAGGAACCACGGAGCAGGAGTTGAGCTGGACACCGAGAGGAGTAGAGGAG CAGCTTCACAAGAGACAGAGTGAGTTAGTAAGGAATGCAAAATAT ACCCTCCGCAGGTGCTACAGCCGCGTGAAGGAGCACGGCGTCgggaagaggaaaagcagctaCACGTTTGAACAGCTGGAGCAGGTTTTTGGGCAGGGAGGATGGgactcccagccctgccagcccgtCCTCATCAACAGCAGCGGCTTGTACCAGGAGCTGGAGTCGGATGGCAGCACCATGGAGGAGTATTCGCAGGAGGACTGGGGAAACCACAGTCAGGATCTTCATTGCTACCAGACCGGAGAACAGGAATTGG ATGAAATGCCTACcacaaaaagaacattaaagaTAAAACAGGAATCTTCAGAAGACACGCA TTACCTCAGAACATCTGAAAAGCTTCACAACTCTGCTTCTTCTTGGCTTCATCATTCAGCAAACGAAACAAGACTTACTATATGA
- the MSANTD2 gene encoding myb/SANT-like DNA-binding domain-containing protein 2 isoform X13, with product MAASCGSSQLPAAEPPLKIPKMEVLSPGSPGALSDGNPSLSDPSTPSGASPLGPGPGPAAGGAGLGGGGGAGGRGGASPSVSFSPGGAAAAAAAAACRGMSWTPAETNALIAVWGNERLVEARYQQLEGAGTVFGSKAPGPAMYERVSRALAELGYERTPSQCRERIKAVLQNNKQKPRSLPVCAVTGQLSGATAA from the exons ATGGCGGCGTCCTGCGGCTCCTCGCAGCTCCCGGCCGCCGAGCCGCCGCTGAAGATCCCCAAGATGGAGGTGCTGTCGCCGGGCTCACCGGGAGCGCTGAGCGACGGCAACCCCAGCCTCTCCGACCCCTCCACCCCCAGCGGCGCCTCCCCCctcggcccggggccggggccggcggccggcggggccgggctggggggcggcggcggggcggggggccgcggcggggcctcGCCCTCCGTCTCCTTCTCAccgggcggcgccgccgccgccgccgctgccgccgcttgCCGCGGGATGTCCTGGACGCCGGCGGAGACCAACGCGCTGATCGCCGTCTGGGGCAACGAGCGGCTGGTGGAGGCGCGgtaccagcagctggagggcGCCGGCACCGTCTTCGGCAGCAAGGCCCCCGGGCCCGCCATGTACGAGCGCGTCTCCCGCGCCCTGGCCGAGCTGGGCTACGAGCGCACCCCCTCGCAGTGCCGGGAGCGCATCAAG GCAGTGTTGCAGAACAATAAGCAAAAGCCTCGATCTCTTCCAGTCTGTGCAGTCACTGGGCAGTTATCAG GTGCTACAGCCGCGTGA
- the MSANTD2 gene encoding myb/SANT-like DNA-binding domain-containing protein 2 isoform X10 yields MAASCGSSQLPAAEPPLKIPKMEVLSPGSPGALSDGNPSLSDPSTPSGASPLGPGPGPAAGGAGLGGGGGAGGRGGASPSVSFSPGGAAAAAAAAACRGMSWTPAETNALIAVWGNERLVEARYQQLEGAGTVFGSKAPGPAMYERVSRALAELGYERTPSQCRERIKAVLQNNKQKPRSLPVCAVTGQLSGLFSVTCPKFTGFLSICINICMCTLGTTEQELSWTPRGVEEGSEYHKETG; encoded by the exons ATGGCGGCGTCCTGCGGCTCCTCGCAGCTCCCGGCCGCCGAGCCGCCGCTGAAGATCCCCAAGATGGAGGTGCTGTCGCCGGGCTCACCGGGAGCGCTGAGCGACGGCAACCCCAGCCTCTCCGACCCCTCCACCCCCAGCGGCGCCTCCCCCctcggcccggggccggggccggcggccggcggggccgggctggggggcggcggcggggcggggggccgcggcggggcctcGCCCTCCGTCTCCTTCTCAccgggcggcgccgccgccgccgccgctgccgccgcttgCCGCGGGATGTCCTGGACGCCGGCGGAGACCAACGCGCTGATCGCCGTCTGGGGCAACGAGCGGCTGGTGGAGGCGCGgtaccagcagctggagggcGCCGGCACCGTCTTCGGCAGCAAGGCCCCCGGGCCCGCCATGTACGAGCGCGTCTCCCGCGCCCTGGCCGAGCTGGGCTACGAGCGCACCCCCTCGCAGTGCCGGGAGCGCATCAAG GCAGTGTTGCAGAACAATAAGCAAAAGCCTCGATCTCTTCCAGTCTGTGCAGTCACTGGGCAGTTATCAGGTCTGTTTTCAGTTACTTGTCCTAAATTTACTGGTTTCTTGTCTATCTGTATCAATATATGTATGTGCACTTTAGGAACCACGGAGCAGGAGTTGAGCTGGACACCGAGAGGAGTAGAGGAG GGCTCTGAGTATCACAAGGAAACTGGTTAG
- the MSANTD2 gene encoding myb/SANT-like DNA-binding domain-containing protein 2 isoform X11 encodes MAASCGSSQLPAAEPPLKIPKMEVLSPGSPGALSDGNPSLSDPSTPSGASPLGPGPGPAAGGAGLGGGGGAGGRGGASPSVSFSPGGAAAAAAAAACRGMSWTPAETNALIAVWGNERLVEARYQQLEGAGTVFGSKAPGPAMYERVSRALAELGYERTPSQCRERIKILGGIGCLTFSRSTKSENRFWVWRGRCLEASLRQSRTT; translated from the exons ATGGCGGCGTCCTGCGGCTCCTCGCAGCTCCCGGCCGCCGAGCCGCCGCTGAAGATCCCCAAGATGGAGGTGCTGTCGCCGGGCTCACCGGGAGCGCTGAGCGACGGCAACCCCAGCCTCTCCGACCCCTCCACCCCCAGCGGCGCCTCCCCCctcggcccggggccggggccggcggccggcggggccgggctggggggcggcggcggggcggggggccgcggcggggcctcGCCCTCCGTCTCCTTCTCAccgggcggcgccgccgccgccgccgctgccgccgcttgCCGCGGGATGTCCTGGACGCCGGCGGAGACCAACGCGCTGATCGCCGTCTGGGGCAACGAGCGGCTGGTGGAGGCGCGgtaccagcagctggagggcGCCGGCACCGTCTTCGGCAGCAAGGCCCCCGGGCCCGCCATGTACGAGCGCGTCTCCCGCGCCCTGGCCGAGCTGGGCTACGAGCGCACCCCCTCGCAGTGCCGGGAGCGCATCAAG attcTAGGTGGAATTGGCTGCTTGACTTTTTCACGCTCGACCAAGAGCGAAAATCGCTTCTGGGTGTGGAGGGGTCGATGCCTGGAGGCATCTTTAAGACAGAGTAGGACGACTTGA